The Pseudarthrobacter sp. NS4 genome includes a window with the following:
- a CDS encoding glycoside hydrolase family 3 C-terminal domain-containing protein has translation MYYTDGPAGVRQGEATALPSPLGLAATWDPGLASAYGAVIGDEAKHKGNDVVFGPTVNIMRTPLNSRTFESYGEDPTLSGRTAVGFINGLQDQGVMANLKHMAVYNQEGSTGGTRFSYNAIVDERTLREIYLPQFEAAVKEANPASIMCSYNRVNYQFACENEHLLKDILKGEWGFPGYVLTDYLAAKSTDGGLNNGLDFEPYPGVSYGPAAVNATLAAGLSTVEIMEEHVKRILRTMFDHGMFDRPAYVQDESKIDKVAHAQVAAEVEENALTLLSNKGVLPLKTAGLASVAVIGPGADSVPGGGGSATTVPYSVVTPLEGITKRAGSDVDVRHDDGSDQARAANVAKESDVAVVVVTKKTRGSLTDDACISLQCSATEPDQDALIRAVAAANPNTIVVLETPGPVLTPWRNDVAAVLEAWYPGGEAGTALARVLFGDVDPGGRLPVTFPQNVDQLPTAGDIEKYPGVAENVHYKEGVLVGHRWYDENGFEPAFAFGHGLSYTTFDYRDLQITPAKPNTDSVATVSVTVTNTGDRPGIAVPQLYLGLPDPSADLKQPPKQLKGFEKIALTPGEARQVSFPLNDRAFSYWSTDHDDWKVAPGCYAVMAGNSSRDLQAIGAAARGVGTDCGPHVINLDAQADLSVTNLVAAQHRPKETVLTATLTNSGPSDLSGVVVEFRDGDMLIGRTTPTSVTGGATRDVSLAWDSRSAKGDHVITATVDPDGDIPEFDESNNQLVRTITIRGNKVTNGSFEQSSSGSAPDGWTGTGSGASYNQTGEHSTDGTDAVGITSSLTTGGTWSSDPIEVTAGESYSLAMNTKSAATDLVPQLNVTYLDSTGSVVGAPLTIAPDGATTTTFGAIGRLTVPKGVSQLRLSLGTATPSTLASPQTAWVDEIWMW, from the coding sequence ATGTACTACACCGACGGACCAGCAGGCGTCAGGCAGGGAGAAGCAACTGCGCTGCCCAGCCCGCTCGGCCTCGCCGCTACCTGGGACCCCGGCCTGGCCAGCGCTTACGGAGCCGTGATAGGTGACGAGGCAAAGCACAAGGGCAACGACGTCGTTTTTGGTCCGACCGTAAATATTATGCGGACGCCCTTAAACTCGCGAACCTTTGAGTCATATGGAGAGGACCCAACCTTGTCCGGCCGGACAGCCGTGGGCTTCATCAACGGCTTGCAGGATCAGGGCGTGATGGCCAACCTCAAACATATGGCCGTTTACAACCAAGAGGGTTCCACCGGCGGTACGAGGTTCTCCTACAACGCCATAGTCGATGAGCGCACACTGCGCGAAATCTATTTGCCGCAATTCGAAGCAGCCGTGAAAGAGGCGAATCCTGCCTCCATCATGTGCTCGTATAACCGGGTTAACTATCAGTTTGCATGCGAAAACGAGCACCTGCTGAAAGACATCCTCAAGGGCGAGTGGGGCTTTCCCGGATACGTTTTGACCGATTACCTCGCCGCGAAAAGCACCGATGGCGGCCTGAACAACGGGCTGGACTTCGAACCGTATCCGGGTGTTTCCTACGGCCCTGCCGCCGTGAACGCAACTCTCGCCGCGGGTCTGTCCACCGTGGAAATCATGGAAGAGCATGTAAAGCGCATCCTGCGCACCATGTTCGATCATGGGATGTTCGACCGTCCTGCTTACGTGCAGGACGAGTCAAAGATCGATAAAGTAGCCCACGCCCAGGTGGCCGCCGAGGTTGAGGAAAACGCGCTTACCCTTTTGAGCAATAAGGGGGTACTGCCACTCAAGACGGCAGGGCTAGCGTCCGTAGCCGTCATTGGGCCAGGTGCCGATTCTGTCCCGGGCGGGGGCGGGTCAGCTACCACTGTCCCGTATTCCGTTGTGACACCTTTGGAGGGCATCACAAAAAGGGCCGGCTCCGATGTAGACGTCCGGCACGACGACGGCAGCGACCAGGCACGAGCGGCAAATGTGGCAAAGGAATCGGATGTAGCCGTCGTTGTGGTGACCAAAAAAACACGGGGATCACTGACCGATGACGCTTGCATTAGCCTGCAATGTTCCGCCACGGAGCCAGACCAGGACGCGCTGATCCGCGCAGTCGCCGCTGCCAATCCGAACACAATCGTTGTGCTCGAGACCCCCGGACCGGTACTCACTCCGTGGCGCAATGATGTTGCAGCGGTGCTTGAGGCATGGTACCCGGGCGGGGAGGCCGGAACAGCCCTTGCCCGCGTATTGTTCGGCGATGTCGATCCGGGAGGTCGGCTGCCAGTCACATTCCCGCAGAACGTGGATCAACTTCCAACGGCAGGCGACATCGAGAAGTACCCGGGCGTGGCTGAAAACGTGCACTACAAGGAGGGGGTGCTGGTCGGGCATCGCTGGTACGACGAAAACGGCTTCGAACCTGCCTTTGCCTTCGGCCACGGCTTGTCCTACACCACCTTCGACTACCGGGACCTTCAAATCACTCCGGCGAAGCCGAACACCGATTCGGTGGCTACCGTATCGGTCACAGTCACCAACACCGGCGACCGCCCAGGTATCGCGGTTCCCCAGCTCTACCTCGGCCTGCCCGATCCGAGTGCTGACTTGAAGCAACCGCCAAAGCAGCTCAAAGGCTTTGAAAAAATCGCTCTCACTCCCGGGGAGGCACGGCAGGTGAGCTTTCCGCTCAATGATCGTGCTTTCTCCTACTGGAGCACCGACCATGATGATTGGAAAGTTGCGCCCGGCTGCTACGCAGTAATGGCAGGCAACTCGTCCCGGGACCTCCAAGCGATCGGTGCTGCTGCACGCGGCGTCGGCACCGATTGCGGGCCTCACGTAATCAACCTTGATGCGCAGGCGGATCTCTCAGTAACGAATTTGGTTGCAGCTCAACACCGGCCGAAGGAGACTGTGCTTACCGCGACTTTAACCAACTCAGGTCCGTCGGACCTCAGCGGTGTTGTCGTGGAGTTCCGGGATGGTGACATGCTGATCGGGCGGACCACTCCGACTTCCGTGACCGGTGGTGCTACGCGGGACGTGTCTCTGGCCTGGGACAGTCGCAGCGCCAAGGGCGACCACGTAATTACGGCAACCGTGGATCCGGACGGGGACATCCCTGAATTCGATGAAAGCAACAACCAATTGGTGCGAACCATCACGATTCGCGGCAACAAGGTCACCAACGGCTCTTTCGAGCAATCGTCGAGTGGGAGCGCCCCTGACGGCTGGACTGGGACCGGATCAGGTGCCAGCTATAACCAGACCGGAGAGCACTCCACTGACGGAACGGACGCAGTGGGTATTACCAGCAGCCTGACAACAGGCGGAACCTGGAGCTCTGACCCTATCGAGGTAACTGCCGGTGAAAGCTACAGCCTGGCCATGAATACGAAGTCTGCGGCAACCGATCTGGTGCCACAGCTGAACGTGACATACCTTGATTCAACCGGATCCGTAGTGGGTGCGCCGCTGACAATAGCCCCAGATGGCGCAACCACAACAACATTTGGGGCCATCGGCCGCCTCACCGTCCCCAAGGGTGTCTCCCAGCTACGGCTCAGCCTGGGGACGGCCACTCCCAGCACTCTTGCTTCGCCGCAAACGGCTTGGGTAGATGAGATATGGATGTGGTGA
- a CDS encoding PDDEXK nuclease domain-containing protein encodes MRNSLLRTTPSSHNRSPKTLQIRVPRPTSTLRFRRRRLVHRPALLPRRTTRLHRLELKKFQPEYTGKLNFYIALVDDRLRREAHAETVGILICGSKNDHTFRYSVGRATPPMAVASYTYDALPPDLQHELPDPESLTAALD; translated from the coding sequence TTGCGCAACAGCTTGTTGCGCACGACTCCGAGCTCGCACAACAGATCGCCAAAGACCCTACAGATTCGAGTTCCTCGGCCGACAAGCACACTTCGATTTCGGAGGCGACGACTTGTACATAGACCTGCTCTTCTTCCACGTCGAACAACTCGGCTACATCGTCTCGAACTCAAGAAATTCCAGCCAGAGTACACCGGCAAACTCAACTTCTATATCGCCCTCGTCGATGATCGTCTACGCCGCGAGGCCCACGCCGAAACCGTCGGAATCCTCATCTGCGGCAGCAAGAACGACCACACCTTCCGCTACAGCGTCGGTCGGGCCACCCCACCAATGGCCGTAGCCTCATATACCTACGATGCGCTTCCACCAGACCTGCAACACGAGCTACCCGACCCAGAGTCACTAACCGCTGCCCTGGACTGA
- a CDS encoding flavin-containing monooxygenase translates to MAANRQTSSARDSAEDLNVEALRAKYRHERDRRIHPDGARQYRRAAGEFGYYAKDPYTPRTEREPKTDRGEVLVIGAGFGGLLTASRLREQGVDSVRLMDEAGDVGGTWYWNRYPGIHCDIESYVYLPLLEEVGYIPKWRYAPGEEIRQHAIAIAEKFDLYQDSLFQTRATRLEWHQEAEEWIVETDRGDHFRARFVVTSSGTLTQPKLPGIPGIESFRGHTFHTSRWDYTYTGGTPDGCLTGLADKRVAVVGTGATGLQVIPHVGADAQELIVFQRTPSTVDVRDNRPTDPEWAASLKPGWQRERMENFLAVLAGEPVTESLVKDGWTATANLQRKILSGSVDTTLPAEERERRDEIDDFLTMNRLRARVESVVEDPATAEALKPWYRYMCKRPGFSDTYLQTFNRPNVTLVDTADTGGITRMTENTVVVGDTEYEVDCVIFATGFEVGISGVMSGTLPVIGRDGRTLLEAWAKGPRTLHGFSSHGFPNLFHLSGIQNANSVNFAHILLEQAEHIAAVIGRGRAVGARFIEPTAAAEEAWVRTVQETAIDNRAFQAECTPGYYNGEGTRSIAGASYSPGPVAFHRLLREWREGDMAEILSLGQDDCVRVSETAGASR, encoded by the coding sequence ATGGCCGCCAACCGCCAAACGAGTTCAGCCCGGGATTCCGCAGAGGACCTGAACGTCGAAGCCCTTCGCGCGAAGTACCGCCACGAGCGTGACCGCCGCATCCACCCTGACGGAGCAAGGCAGTACCGACGGGCAGCCGGCGAGTTCGGCTACTACGCCAAGGACCCCTACACACCGCGGACTGAACGCGAACCCAAGACAGACAGGGGCGAAGTCCTGGTCATCGGTGCCGGGTTTGGTGGTCTGCTCACCGCGTCACGCCTCCGCGAGCAGGGCGTGGACTCCGTGCGGTTGATGGACGAGGCGGGCGACGTGGGAGGTACCTGGTACTGGAACCGTTACCCCGGAATCCACTGCGACATCGAGTCATACGTCTACCTCCCGCTGCTCGAAGAGGTCGGATACATCCCGAAGTGGCGCTATGCGCCCGGGGAGGAGATCCGCCAGCACGCGATCGCCATCGCCGAGAAGTTCGACCTCTACCAGGACAGCCTTTTCCAGACTCGTGCCACCCGGTTGGAATGGCATCAAGAGGCAGAAGAGTGGATTGTTGAGACCGACCGCGGTGACCACTTCCGTGCACGGTTCGTTGTCACCTCCTCGGGGACCCTGACGCAGCCGAAGCTGCCGGGTATCCCCGGTATTGAGTCCTTCCGCGGGCACACTTTCCACACCAGCCGCTGGGATTACACCTACACGGGAGGCACACCTGACGGTTGCCTGACGGGCTTGGCAGACAAGCGCGTAGCGGTGGTTGGCACCGGGGCAACGGGCCTTCAGGTTATCCCGCATGTCGGGGCGGACGCGCAGGAATTGATCGTCTTCCAACGCACCCCCTCCACTGTGGATGTGAGGGACAACCGCCCCACCGACCCTGAATGGGCGGCATCCCTGAAACCAGGATGGCAGCGTGAGCGGATGGAGAATTTCCTCGCCGTCCTTGCCGGTGAGCCGGTCACAGAAAGCCTGGTCAAGGACGGCTGGACCGCCACCGCCAACCTGCAGCGAAAGATCCTTTCCGGCTCTGTGGACACCACCCTCCCGGCCGAGGAGCGGGAACGACGCGACGAAATTGATGACTTCCTCACGATGAACCGCCTTCGCGCCCGGGTGGAAAGCGTCGTCGAGGACCCCGCAACAGCCGAAGCCCTCAAACCTTGGTACCGGTACATGTGTAAGCGCCCCGGTTTCAGCGACACATACCTGCAGACCTTTAATCGGCCTAACGTCACGCTTGTCGACACTGCCGACACTGGCGGCATCACCCGCATGACCGAGAACACAGTCGTCGTCGGCGACACCGAATACGAAGTCGACTGCGTCATCTTCGCCACGGGCTTCGAGGTCGGCATATCGGGAGTCATGTCGGGGACCCTGCCCGTGATCGGCCGTGACGGGAGAACCTTGCTCGAAGCCTGGGCAAAGGGTCCACGCACGCTTCATGGCTTTTCATCGCATGGCTTCCCGAACCTGTTCCACCTCAGCGGCATCCAAAACGCCAACTCGGTTAACTTCGCCCACATACTCCTCGAACAGGCCGAACACATCGCAGCAGTCATCGGGCGGGGACGTGCCGTCGGGGCACGCTTCATCGAGCCCACCGCGGCAGCCGAGGAAGCGTGGGTGCGAACGGTTCAAGAAACCGCGATCGATAACAGGGCCTTCCAGGCCGAATGCACCCCCGGGTATTACAACGGAGAAGGCACCCGCTCCATCGCCGGCGCCTCATATAGTCCAGGACCAGTAGCGTTTCACCGACTCCTGCGCGAATGGCGCGAAGGTGACATGGCAGAGATCCTGTCCTTGGGGCAGGACGACTGCGTGCGGGTGAGCGAGACCGCAGGTGCCTCCCGGTGA
- a CDS encoding TetR family transcriptional regulator C-terminal domain-containing protein: protein MLYHFPSKDELLLAVLASSDEEELQHSAYTEDNAAGGKTFLRDLLLRHQQRPELIRFWAELTSAASRTDHAAHEYFVTRYEEGRARTVAFLQRLQDQGRLRKGLDPEHAAVLFLAMLDGMQTQWLLDTGLDILSPLDQFFDLILEPET, encoded by the coding sequence GTGCTTTATCACTTCCCCAGCAAGGACGAGTTGCTCCTGGCGGTACTCGCATCCAGCGATGAGGAAGAGTTGCAGCACAGCGCTTACACGGAGGACAACGCGGCGGGCGGCAAGACTTTCTTGCGCGACCTATTGCTCCGTCATCAGCAAAGGCCGGAGTTGATTCGTTTTTGGGCGGAACTCACAAGTGCTGCCTCTCGCACCGACCATGCCGCGCATGAATATTTCGTTACCCGCTATGAGGAAGGGCGCGCCAGGACGGTGGCTTTCCTGCAACGACTGCAAGATCAAGGTCGACTACGCAAGGGATTGGACCCCGAACATGCGGCAGTGCTTTTTTTGGCGATGCTTGACGGGATGCAGACTCAGTGGCTCCTCGATACCGGTCTGGACATCCTCAGCCCCCTCGATCAGTTCTTTGACCTCATCCTGGAGCCCGAGACGTAG
- a CDS encoding SDR family NAD(P)-dependent oxidoreductase, translating to MPQFRLGRFTSAVAATLETPPVRKPVRPKSGHCFPPGPGRRTAYTASEHAVAGITKNSAFVYGPSGIRTNAVTPGLTATGIEGTMSSPFARERLSPFMTLIPPVVDADQMAASIT from the coding sequence ATGCCTCAGTTCCGTCTAGGGAGATTTACGAGTGCAGTCGCAGCCACTCTTGAAACGCCGCCCGTCCGTAAGCCCGTCCGACCGAAATCTGGTCATTGCTTCCCTCCGGGGCCAGGCCGCAGGACCGCCTATACCGCGTCCGAACACGCCGTCGCCGGCATTACCAAAAACTCCGCATTCGTCTACGGACCGTCCGGTATCCGCACCAACGCTGTCACCCCCGGCCTCACCGCAACCGGAATCGAGGGCACCATGTCCTCACCGTTTGCCCGCGAACGCCTTAGCCCCTTCATGACCCTTATCCCGCCCGTCGTGGACGCCGACCAGATGGCCGCCTCAATCACCTGA
- a CDS encoding SMP-30/gluconolactonase/LRE family protein, whose translation MSRFLPKARTLAPAAALLLTMTLAACSAPPPSMEAASNKEDTSVQQAKRVMQVTSVHKVTGMTLLEGPTFGPDGNLYLVDVTAPPGAPKVLRVDTTAKTVSTAYTDDRSALTSAQFNPRNGRLYVTDFLSGAVRSMTADGEDVQEIFVGPVAGIPMQPDDISFDAEGNLYITDATGARSPYWEAKGRLVRIDGTTAEPAVLADNLESPNGISFSPDEASLWVSLNTGNRIDHLTLTEGGTAVATAHPAIYASAGASQVDSIAVDAEGNLYVGLHNRPAVLVYDVNGQLLKTISMPAEDTAGLSSATNIAIKPGTTEAYVTVSGSDGGFLYSFKALAKGTRQSNGG comes from the coding sequence GTGAGCCGCTTCCTACCCAAGGCGCGGACCCTGGCGCCCGCGGCCGCCCTCCTCCTGACAATGACCCTCGCCGCCTGCAGCGCCCCGCCCCCATCAATGGAGGCGGCGTCAAACAAAGAGGACACCTCCGTTCAACAAGCAAAACGCGTCATGCAGGTGACATCCGTCCACAAGGTGACCGGAATGACGCTGCTTGAGGGACCAACTTTCGGCCCCGACGGCAACCTCTACCTCGTTGACGTGACAGCGCCGCCCGGTGCGCCCAAGGTACTGAGAGTAGACACAACAGCGAAAACGGTAAGCACCGCCTACACGGACGACCGAAGCGCGCTCACATCCGCCCAGTTCAATCCCCGGAACGGGCGCCTGTACGTCACTGACTTCCTAAGCGGAGCAGTCCGAAGCATGACCGCGGACGGCGAGGACGTTCAAGAAATTTTCGTGGGACCTGTCGCAGGAATTCCAATGCAGCCCGACGACATCTCCTTCGATGCAGAGGGCAACCTCTACATCACCGACGCAACTGGTGCCCGTTCGCCGTACTGGGAAGCGAAGGGACGCCTTGTACGCATCGACGGCACTACGGCCGAGCCCGCAGTCCTGGCGGATAACCTCGAATCGCCGAACGGCATCAGCTTCTCTCCAGATGAAGCCTCCCTCTGGGTGAGCCTGAACACCGGCAACCGCATCGACCACCTCACCCTTACGGAAGGGGGCACAGCAGTCGCCACAGCCCACCCTGCCATCTATGCCTCCGCGGGAGCCTCCCAGGTGGACTCAATCGCTGTGGATGCAGAAGGCAACCTCTACGTGGGGCTGCACAACCGGCCGGCAGTACTCGTCTACGACGTCAACGGTCAGCTCTTGAAGACAATCTCCATGCCTGCGGAAGACACAGCTGGCCTCAGCTCAGCGACGAACATCGCCATCAAACCCGGTACAACCGAGGCCTACGTCACGGTCAGTGGCAGCGACGGCGGTTTCCTTTACTCCTTCAAAGCGCTTGCGAAAGGGACCCGCCAGTCGAACGGAGGTTGA
- a CDS encoding TetR/AcrR family transcriptional regulator — MTRQGSYPKGVAKREEIIEKALEVVARVGYSGATVRHLADAVGLTQNGLLYYFGSKENLFVEILRHRDRLDEVTYGSGDSNVDMGGSVARLIRHSSDVPGLVQLYAGLVAEATSPEHPAHSYLQERHDAFRARVADAVRTLQDAGNMPRHVEPESLAVVMLAVMDGLQTQWLYDPSIDMAAQFLRFWNQVSSLPAPADRNQ, encoded by the coding sequence ATGACTCGGCAAGGTTCATATCCAAAAGGCGTGGCGAAACGCGAAGAAATTATTGAAAAAGCATTGGAAGTCGTGGCCCGGGTTGGGTATAGCGGGGCCACGGTCCGGCACCTAGCCGATGCCGTCGGCCTGACGCAAAACGGCCTCCTGTACTACTTCGGCAGCAAGGAAAACCTCTTTGTCGAGATCCTCAGGCACCGGGACCGGCTCGATGAGGTAACGTACGGCAGCGGCGACAGCAATGTTGATATGGGCGGATCTGTAGCGCGGTTGATTCGGCACAGCAGTGACGTTCCCGGACTTGTGCAGTTGTATGCTGGGCTGGTCGCGGAGGCAACTTCGCCGGAGCACCCCGCGCATTCCTATTTACAGGAGCGCCATGATGCCTTCCGTGCTCGCGTCGCGGATGCAGTGCGGACGCTTCAGGACGCAGGAAACATGCCCCGTCACGTCGAACCTGAGAGCCTGGCCGTGGTGATGCTCGCGGTCATGGACGGCCTGCAGACCCAGTGGTTATATGACCCGAGCATCGACATGGCCGCGCAATTCCTTCGTTTCTGGAACCAGGTCAGCAGCCTTCCGGCCCCCGCCGATCGGAACCAGTAA
- a CDS encoding MFS transporter — protein sequence MSHPQPLSTAASASARAQVPLDDAPFKPIHALATACVLGGAAVDGYVLGIIGSGIALAKNELALTALSQGLIASSALIGVFIGGLIFGSLADRYGRRPVFTWNLIAFVVLSLLQLFAVGVWDLVALRLALGLAIGVEYAVGTAVLAEFSRKKGRGVLLGNFAVFWMVGFVAAFMVGLLWSGDNWRLLLATSAVPAFIVFVLRSRLPESPMWLKARGRDNEAEAVVLKHYGEGYVVPQVKLEQKHAKVSDLFTRQTWRPHLYSGLFWFCQVGPFFAIFTFLTPVFNGLGVTDAVTVEIWLNVVQLAGAVFGLYLLHKLTRRGFVNWTFALMFLTLLSLGLFGNAPLWLTVGLFAFYLFMAPAANNIQYVYPSEIFDTRVRGTGVGFSAAFSRISAAGATYLFPLLLAELGTSATLLLVSAFPLLGLILSVLWAPETKEKTLR from the coding sequence ATGTCCCACCCACAGCCCCTTTCGACCGCCGCGTCGGCCAGTGCGCGCGCGCAGGTCCCGCTCGATGATGCTCCCTTCAAGCCAATCCATGCACTGGCCACGGCCTGCGTGTTGGGAGGCGCGGCAGTCGACGGTTATGTCCTCGGCATCATCGGTTCCGGCATCGCCTTGGCGAAGAATGAACTTGCCCTCACCGCCTTGAGCCAGGGGCTGATCGCCTCCAGCGCCTTGATCGGTGTCTTCATCGGCGGGCTGATCTTCGGCTCCCTGGCCGACCGGTACGGGCGCCGCCCGGTGTTCACTTGGAACCTGATCGCCTTCGTGGTGCTGTCCCTGCTCCAGCTGTTCGCGGTCGGCGTCTGGGATCTAGTCGCCCTGCGCCTCGCGCTCGGCCTCGCCATCGGCGTGGAGTATGCCGTCGGCACCGCGGTGCTGGCTGAGTTTTCCCGTAAAAAGGGCCGCGGCGTGCTGCTGGGCAACTTTGCCGTCTTTTGGATGGTCGGTTTCGTCGCCGCCTTCATGGTCGGGCTGCTCTGGTCGGGGGACAACTGGCGCCTGCTGCTGGCGACCAGCGCAGTCCCCGCCTTCATCGTGTTCGTGCTGCGCTCCCGCTTGCCCGAGTCCCCGATGTGGCTGAAGGCCCGCGGCCGCGACAACGAGGCGGAAGCTGTCGTGCTTAAGCATTACGGAGAGGGATACGTCGTTCCCCAGGTCAAGCTGGAACAGAAGCATGCGAAGGTCTCGGACCTGTTCACCCGGCAGACCTGGCGCCCCCACCTGTACTCTGGACTGTTCTGGTTCTGCCAGGTCGGCCCCTTCTTTGCGATCTTCACCTTCCTCACCCCGGTGTTCAACGGCCTGGGCGTCACCGACGCCGTAACCGTCGAAATCTGGCTCAACGTGGTCCAACTCGCCGGTGCCGTCTTCGGTTTGTACCTGCTGCACAAGCTCACCAGGCGCGGCTTCGTGAACTGGACCTTCGCCCTGATGTTCCTGACCCTGCTGTCCCTCGGGCTGTTCGGCAACGCTCCACTATGGCTGACCGTCGGCCTCTTCGCGTTCTACCTGTTTATGGCCCCGGCAGCGAACAACATCCAGTACGTCTACCCCAGCGAAATTTTTGATACCCGTGTCCGGGGGACCGGCGTGGGCTTCTCCGCAGCGTTCTCCCGCATCTCCGCGGCTGGGGCCACCTACCTGTTCCCGCTCCTCCTGGCAGAACTGGGCACCTCTGCCACGCTGCTCCTGGTATCGGCCTTCCCCCTGCTCGGACTTATCCTCTCCGTCCTCTGGGCACCGGAGACCAAGGAAAAGACCCTGCGCTGA
- a CDS encoding PKD domain-containing protein, protein MVVALAVSLAPATGAAAVTPPQCASPAGGGPLWVTADCVDPKFNRPVIDSETDVATPVPHRKVSGHFEGTDAKFNIYLPSKESWEGRFFQKLYPLQGPEASAETIAFAASSGGYAVQTSNSAGYRIDAAAAKFSETVAAEYYGKSDGKIYGYAYGGSGGSLQTIGAIENSVGVWDGAVPYVVGLPTSITNNYFSRSFARIVLKDKAPQIADAVSPGGSGDPYAGLNDAERQALDEVSKLGLPLRAWEDYGYAIGLTHPQGLQHFAPTVRGIDPTYADDFWSKPGYLGTEQSALGQVIREAKTDHTSTIVQVNRDAQNVPTSLVLDNVPVIKDPVGFDYTVHDADGTVIGRVSGSLDPATKIFTIAKETPAKVLNSIDAGDSLRMDNRWFIALSSYHRHQVPTEPGYDAWDQFRSADGTPIYPQRAREIGPLVTRSVTGGGTHTGKVNGKVIMVNSLIDSDAFSWHGDWYAQRMKEALGENYDSNVRQWFNDNADHLDDTVVGSGLSGPNYTARIIDFRPSLQQALRDVSAWAEKGIEPPKSTKYEVNDGQVSVPANAAIRGGIQPVVDLTAGGQTRIEVKAGQPVTFTAKIQAPPKTGKIVAADWDYMGTGDFAPASLGKAGQAAEVQGTFTYTKPGTYYPGLRAKSERNGDTSSGFAQIQNLDRIRVVVH, encoded by the coding sequence ATGGTCGTTGCACTAGCGGTTTCGCTGGCGCCGGCGACCGGCGCCGCAGCCGTAACCCCGCCACAGTGCGCATCACCAGCCGGGGGCGGACCATTGTGGGTCACCGCGGATTGCGTGGATCCCAAGTTCAACCGCCCGGTCATCGACAGTGAAACCGACGTCGCTACTCCCGTGCCGCATCGGAAGGTGTCCGGGCACTTCGAGGGAACGGATGCCAAGTTCAACATCTACTTGCCCTCCAAGGAGAGCTGGGAGGGCAGGTTCTTCCAGAAGCTCTACCCCCTTCAAGGCCCGGAAGCTTCAGCTGAGACAATCGCGTTCGCCGCTTCCAGCGGCGGGTACGCCGTTCAAACCAGCAACAGTGCCGGATACCGGATTGACGCCGCGGCGGCCAAGTTTTCCGAGACCGTGGCTGCTGAATACTACGGAAAATCCGACGGGAAGATTTACGGTTACGCCTACGGGGGCAGCGGCGGCTCGCTCCAGACCATCGGCGCGATCGAGAACTCCGTGGGCGTCTGGGACGGTGCTGTACCGTACGTTGTCGGACTGCCCACTTCCATCACCAACAACTACTTCAGCAGATCATTCGCCCGGATTGTGCTGAAGGACAAGGCTCCCCAGATCGCCGATGCCGTCAGCCCGGGCGGAAGCGGAGATCCCTATGCGGGTTTGAACGACGCGGAGCGGCAGGCGCTTGACGAAGTGAGCAAATTGGGACTGCCCCTGCGCGCTTGGGAAGACTACGGGTACGCCATCGGCTTGACCCACCCGCAGGGCCTGCAGCACTTCGCGCCAACGGTACGGGGCATTGACCCAACGTATGCGGACGATTTCTGGAGCAAGCCAGGCTATCTTGGGACCGAACAATCAGCTCTTGGCCAAGTCATTCGTGAAGCGAAGACCGATCACACGTCCACCATCGTCCAGGTGAACCGGGACGCTCAGAACGTGCCGACTAGCCTTGTTCTGGACAATGTACCCGTCATCAAGGATCCTGTTGGTTTCGACTACACAGTTCACGACGCTGATGGCACGGTCATCGGGCGGGTCTCCGGGTCCCTGGACCCTGCAACCAAGATCTTTACTATCGCCAAGGAGACCCCCGCCAAGGTCCTGAACAGCATCGACGCCGGCGACAGCCTGAGGATGGACAACCGCTGGTTTATCGCGCTGTCCTCCTACCACCGCCATCAGGTTCCCACAGAGCCAGGTTACGACGCCTGGGATCAATTCCGGTCCGCGGACGGAACGCCCATCTACCCTCAACGGGCGCGTGAAATCGGGCCTCTCGTCACCCGTAGTGTCACCGGCGGCGGAACGCACACCGGCAAGGTCAACGGTAAAGTAATCATGGTCAACAGCCTCATCGATTCCGACGCGTTCAGCTGGCACGGGGATTGGTACGCCCAGCGGATGAAGGAAGCGCTTGGCGAAAACTATGACAGTAACGTTCGGCAGTGGTTCAACGACAACGCCGACCACCTTGACGATACCGTCGTTGGCTCCGGTTTGTCGGGGCCAAACTACACGGCACGCATCATCGATTTCAGGCCCAGCCTTCAGCAGGCGCTGCGGGACGTGAGCGCTTGGGCCGAGAAGGGCATCGAGCCGCCCAAGTCCACCAAGTACGAGGTAAACGACGGGCAGGTCAGCGTCCCGGCCAACGCCGCCATCCGAGGCGGCATCCAGCCAGTGGTCGACCTGACAGCCGGAGGACAGACCCGCATCGAGGTGAAAGCCGGCCAGCCCGTCACATTTACCGCCAAGATCCAGGCCCCGCCCAAGACCGGGAAGATCGTCGCGGCCGACTGGGACTACATGGGCACAGGCGACTTCGCACCGGCCTCCCTCGGGAAGGCCGGACAGGCAGCAGAGGTCCAAGGCACCTTCACGTACACGAAACCCGGCACCTACTACCCAGGACTGCGTGCGAAGTCCGAACGCAACGGGGACACCAGCAGCGGATTCGCCCAGATCCAAAACCTGGACCGGATACGCGTCGTAGTCCACTAG